In Paroedura picta isolate Pp20150507F chromosome 15, Ppicta_v3.0, whole genome shotgun sequence, the genomic window gagtggcagcttccccacccctcctctacCTGCCACCAGCAggttggccttgggccagtcacagttctctcagggctctctcagcctcgcctccctcacagggtgtctgttgtggggaggggaagggaaaagcggctttgagactccttcgggtagagaaaaggggcatataagaaccaattcttcttcttcagttctctCTCAGTCCCTTCTACcttccagggtgcctgttgtggggagaggaagggaaaagcaacgacgagccgctttgagactccttcgggcagtgaaaagcagaatataaaaaccagcttttgctggcaggaggTGCCTCAAGAACTGTTCTGTGTTTATTCCGCTGCAAGAAGAATAGTcactccttttccatttccttaATGACCATTATTTTGCAATAATGCCGTAATGATCATGTCGGACTGTATAATGCTGGCGTTGcttcctgggcatggaattacaGGGGGAGCCTTCCTGGGCAAAGTCTTTGGGTTTtgtcttttttggaggggaggggggagaacataATCAAGGTAATAAGTGCCTTTAGCTGTTCTCCTAGATTGAAGTATGCATTTCTTTTTTCATTAAAGAATTTCTTTGacctttgaaaagaaaaaactgCATCCCGAGAGCCTTCTTTAGGAGAGAGAGATGGGCAGCAACCTTTTTAttaacctttccctgcctttccttgAAAGGGCAACAATTCTCCGGTATGTAATAAAAAAGaaggtaaaaatataaataaaactcaCTCTTTCcctaacaaatattttaaattattttgccatgacacaggctttttttttggggggggggggtttgctgttggttgtttttttaaaatatggccaTAGTTGCATTATTTTACACTTGGCCAAGAAAAAGAGATGGCATCTCTATTACACCCATAGCTAGAAAAGAACACACCCTAATTTCTCCTTCTTTACCAGAATCTCCTTCATTAGATAAACTGGCCAGACGGCTGACCCCGAGGACGCATTCGGCAGGTCCAGCAGCCCCTAATTTTAATTAGCAGCCCCTAATTTTAATCCGGGGAGCGAGGGCATCCCACATTCGCAGGGAACTGACCCTGACTTCAAGTTAACTTTTGAAATGGAAGCTTTGAGCTTCAACATGGCTGAGCTTTCTTCAAACCTATTCAGACAAAATCCCTGTTAATTTTAGAAAATCACGCAAACCACGGACTGGGGACGGCGGGGGGCGGAGATGAGAAATCAAAAGTAAAAAACTGTGCTAAGTATTGGGCATAGACAAGAGAACATTCACGTTTAAGGCAATATTTTAAGAAGATTTATAACGCAGGCCCTGTGCTTCAAATTGCTGTTTGATGACCGGATTACCCCTTCCACTGTGCTAAGGTTCAAGCTTCAGACCCATGGGACAAATTTTGATTTCGTATTTTACAGAATTTTCAGGCAGGTTGTAATTAACGGGATTTCCAGACTGGTAGAATGCTGAAAAGCCAACACAACGATACAGATAAATTTACCTGCCCCCCAATTATTTTTTTCATCCTGCCACCTTTTCCCTCCCCATTttatcacaacaaccttgcaaggtaggatAGGCTCAGGGACTGTGGCCCACAGCTCTCCAGTTCAccgggattcgaacctgggcttTCCCAGTCTTTGATTCCGCAGTCTAAGGGCCGCAACATGCAAACTGTTGGACAACGCAGGGAATTCACGGTTTACCTGCCAGCAAGAAGAAGACTCCTCCCAGGACGGCAATCCAGCTTTTGGTGACGGGGTTCTCGTCCCCCACTTTGGTGCACTTCATTCCGATCACGCTGACGACGACCCCCGCGAAGCCCAGCAGGATGGACACGACCATCAGCGCTCGGGAGGTCTGGATGTGCACTGCACAGCCAAAGGGAGAAACAAACTGCAAACCCAGCCTCCGTCCCTTCCAGAGAGAAAGGcaagtcctgcatagtgcagggggttggactagatgacccatgaggtcccttccaactctataattctatgattctatattcaaaCCCTGATGGCCCTTCTGCCAGACCCAGCGACAATGCAGGGAAGCAGCAGCCGACTTCTGGAGACCTCACGGGGCAGAGATGGTCTGCCTCTCTGTGTAGAGACTCTGGGCTTTTTGGGGTAGTCGATGAGGGCAAACCCAGCTTAGCTTTGGAGAGCCGATGGGCTGTGGCTTGCCAGGGCCGACCAGGTTAGGGGAATCCggagaaagaggagaaacagACCTATAGGGGGTCTGTGCACTTTCCCTGATCGAAATTGCATTTCGGTCCTGAAGACgaatggtgtatgtgtgtgttgggaggggaaAACGTCTTGTTTTCTCAAAACAACAGACAGGCAGGTAGCACTGGCTAaattacccccccctccccaataaccaGCACCTCTTCCCTGCTCTAGATTTGGCCTTCCCCCTTTCAATTGCCCTGTGAAACTCCTGGAAaactggggatggaggctggggagggcagggacctcgggaggggaggggagggggggcaatgctATAGCGCccacccgccaaagcagccacttcttCCGGGGAAACTGACCCCGGCAGCCTGGTGCTGACTTTTATATAATTCCgggggattctcaggtcccaccgggaggttggcatcccatggtccccagcccccctcccctcctccaaccgATCTGCAGCCCTTTCAGGCACGGCGGCTGCAGGCCGGTCCCACtcgccgcctccctccctccctccttccccgcggCGGGACGCACCGTCGAGCGAGAGCATGGAGTCGTGCAGCTTGCACTGGACCTGGCCGGTGCTCTGCGAGGCGCAGGTCATCCAGAGGCCCTCGTAGAGCCCGACGGCCGTGATGATGGCGTCTCCGGCGTACGAGCTCTGCTTCCACTGCGGCAGGGCCGAGGCGCAGATGGTGGCCACCCAGCCGGCCAGCGCCAGGAAGTAGCCCACCAGCTGCAGCCCCGCGCTCGCCATGGAGCCCACCGACGGGCGggctggcgggcgggcggcgaGGTGGCCTCTTCGACGGGGCGAGCGCCTGCAGGAGCGGCAGCGGGCGCCGGAGGCCGAGCGATGCCAGGGGCCGCCCCCACGCAGGGCACCGCGCGATCCctgccctgctccctcccacGCCGCGACGTTGGctccggagcgggggggaggaggaggggcggcggc contains:
- the CLDN19 gene encoding claudin-19 produces the protein MASAGLQLVGYFLALAGWVATICASALPQWKQSSYAGDAIITAVGLYEGLWMTCASQSTGQVQCKLHDSMLSLDVHIQTSRALMVVSILLGFAGVVVSVIGMKCTKVGDENPVTKSWIAVLGGVFFLLAGLCTMTAVSWYAARVTVEFFNPSTPVNARYEYGPALFVGWSAASLALLGGSFLSCSCPRPEERGQQYYRQSQPSAAREPTIKRGNQSV